The stretch of DNA GGCCTCAAAGGGAAGCCCGAACCCGATATCTTTACAGTAGCCTGCGATAATCTTGGTGTGCCTTATGACAGGGCTGTAGTCGTCGAAGATGCCGTTTCAGGCGTACAGGCCGGCCGGAAAGGGAATTTCGGACTCGTTCTTGGCATCGCCCGCGAAAATAATGAACATGAATTACAACGAAATGGCGCTGATATCGTCGTGAGTGATATCGGCAAAATCGGATTTGACGGCATCGCAGAATGGTTTGCAACAGGTCTTGATAAGGACAATTGGTCAATAGCCTATTATGATTATGATCCAAAATTGGAGCGAAACCGGGAATCGCTGCTGACTATTGGCAATGGCTACTTCGGAACCCGCGGAGCGATGGATGAAACTACTGCCAATTCGGTCAATTATCCGGGCACCTATATGTCATCCGTTTATAACCGCCTGGTGTCAAAAGTTGCAGGACGTGATGTCGAAAATGAGGATTTTGTCAATGTGATCGACTGGCATTTTATCACCTTCAGAATAGATGATGAAGAATGGCTGGATATTAACAAGGTAAAGATCGAGGATATCAAAAGGACTCTGCTTCTGAATGATGGCATTCTTTACAGAAGAGTGGTGATAAAGGATGAAAAAGGTCGTCGGACCCTGATTGAATCCAGGCGCATAGCAAGCATGGACATACCTCACCTCGCTGCTGTTGAATACTCGGTTATCCCGGTAAATTATTCTGCCACAATAACTATGAAAAGCGGTCTTTATGGTGATCATATCAATGCCGGTGTCGATCGTTACAAGGAGCTGAACCAGCGCCATCTGGAACCTGTTGAGGAAGGTTGCAGCGACAATGCCCATTTTGTCGTTGTGCAAACAACACAGTCAAAGATTAAGATAGCCGTTGTAGCCCGGATGACGGCAGTGCATAATGGCCAGGTGCTTAAGCCCGTTTTCATGCACAACTCCTCAAAAGGAAGGTCGGAACTTCTTTTTAGCAGGGAGATGAAAATGGGTGAGGAAATTAAAGTGCACAAAATCGCAGCCCTTCACAAATCGACCGATCATCATCAGATCAATCCCTGTAAGGCTGCATTGTCATTGCTCAAAGGGTATTCATTTTTTAAGGATGTTCATACCAGGTCTGCTGAACAGTGGGAGACAATCTGGGACACCATAGATATAAAAGTTGAAGGTGACCGTTTGACGCAGAAGTTACTTAGACTTCATCTTTATCATTCACTGGTAACGACCTCTCCGCACAACTCATGGATCGATACCGGTATCCCTGCCAGGGGATTGCATGGTGAAGCTTACCGCGGTCATATCTTCTGGGATGAGCTTTATATTCTTCCTATTTATTTCATACACTTTAAAGATGCAGCTCGATCTGTCCTCATGTACCGTTACCGCCGACTGGATGCAGCGAGGAAATATGCAATGGAAAACGGATATTCCGGTGCCATGTTTCCATGGCAAAGCGGCAGCGACGGACGGGAGGAAACACAGATCATCCACCTGAATCCTGTTTCCGGGAAATGGGACCCCGACCATAGTTCGCTGCAACGCCATGTTTCACTGGCTATTGCCTATAACATATGGTATTATTTCTGGATAACCGGAGACCTGGATTTCATTAAATCATACGGTGCCGAGCTGTTCTTTGAAATATGCCGGTTCTGGGCCAGCAAAAGTAAACTTAATTCAGCAACAGGAAAATATGAGATCGACAGGGTCATGGGACCTGATGAATTTCATGAAAAATATGAAAATTCCGATACCGGAGGCCTAAAGGATAATGCCTATACAAATTTGATGGTGGCATGGACATTCCGGAAGGCACAAGAACTTTATTCAGCACTGGATAATGAATCAAAGCTGGCTGTTGAAAGGCAAATTCATTTGACTGTTAAGGAATTGGCCCATTGGCAGGAACTCGCAGGGAGTTTAAACATCGTCATTTCAGAAGATGGAGTTATTGCCCAATATGATGGGTATTTTAAACTGAAAGAACTTGACTGGGATTTTTATAAAAAGAAGTATGGTAATATTTACCGGTTCGACAGGATATTAAAAGCTGAAGGCCAGTCACCTGATGAATACAAGGTAGCCAAACAAGCCGACACGCTGATGACATTTTATAATCTGGATAAGGATGAGGTGGACGAGATTCTGAATGCCATGGGTTATAAGCTGCCGGTTGATTATCTTGAGAGGAACCTGAAT from Bacteroidota bacterium encodes:
- a CDS encoding beta-phosphoglucomutase family hydrolase: MTDYGFDAVIFDLDGVITRTALVHSAAWKKMFDDYLKDRVRRYGEIFREFDHEQDYLPFVDGKPRYKGVQDFLESRGIHLPFGNPEDITDMETICGLGNRKNEAFNDVLRTKGVEVYDSTVDLIYELQRKGIKVGVASSSKNCRAVLERADLLKFMNTRVDGEVSAELGLKGKPEPDIFTVACDNLGVPYDRAVVVEDAVSGVQAGRKGNFGLVLGIARENNEHELQRNGADIVVSDIGKIGFDGIAEWFATGLDKDNWSIAYYDYDPKLERNRESLLTIGNGYFGTRGAMDETTANSVNYPGTYMSSVYNRLVSKVAGRDVENEDFVNVIDWHFITFRIDDEEWLDINKVKIEDIKRTLLLNDGILYRRVVIKDEKGRRTLIESRRIASMDIPHLAAVEYSVIPVNYSATITMKSGLYGDHINAGVDRYKELNQRHLEPVEEGCSDNAHFVVVQTTQSKIKIAVVARMTAVHNGQVLKPVFMHNSSKGRSELLFSREMKMGEEIKVHKIAALHKSTDHHQINPCKAALSLLKGYSFFKDVHTRSAEQWETIWDTIDIKVEGDRLTQKLLRLHLYHSLVTTSPHNSWIDTGIPARGLHGEAYRGHIFWDELYILPIYFIHFKDAARSVLMYRYRRLDAARKYAMENGYSGAMFPWQSGSDGREETQIIHLNPVSGKWDPDHSSLQRHVSLAIAYNIWYYFWITGDLDFIKSYGAELFFEICRFWASKSKLNSATGKYEIDRVMGPDEFHEKYENSDTGGLKDNAYTNLMVAWTFRKAQELYSALDNESKLAVERQIHLTVKELAHWQELAGSLNIVISEDGVIAQYDGYFKLKELDWDFYKKKYGNIYRFDRILKAEGQSPDEYKVAKQADTLMTFYNLDKDEVDEILNAMGYKLPVDYLERNLNYYLKRTSHGSTLSRVVHAHLANLLGDKKLSWSLYSDALTSDYNDIQGGTTGEGIHAGVMTGTVWLAISSYAGLNLRSEMVKFNPNLPDHWRSVEFKFTFKEKNYHCIVSKLGVNVKVDGPVGHQIKIGLADKSFTVKSGEWHKIIIS